The window CAAGCACCTCACGTATGTGGAGGCGGCGCGCAGCATCGGCGCGTCGGACTGGACGATCATCATGAGGCACATCCTGCCGGGGACGATCTCGTCGGTGGTCGTGTACTTCACGATGCGCATCGGCACCTCGATCATCACAGCGGCGAGCCTGTCGTTCCTTGGTCTCGGCGCGCAGCCGCCGACGCCCGAGTGGGGCGCGATGCTCAACGAAGCGCGCGCCGACATGGTGACCGCGCCGCATATCGCGCTCTTTCCAAGCCTCGCGATTTTTCTGACCGTGCTGGCGTTCAACCTGCTCGGCGACGGGCTGCGCGATGCGCTCGATCCGAAGTTGGACCGGGCATGAGTGGCGCGATCACCGATGTGCCGGGCGTCAGCGTCGGGCATTGCACGCTCGACGATGGATCGATTCAAACGGGCGTGACCGTCGTGCGCCCGAATGGCGGCAACCTCTATCGCGACAAAGTCCCGGCGGCGGCGACGGTCATCAACGGCTTCGGCAAGAGCATCGGCCTTGTGCAAGTCGAGGAGCTGGGCGTGCTCGAGACGCCGATCGCGTTGACGAATACGTTCGGCGTCGGCGCGATCGCGCAGGCGCAGATTCGCGCGACGATTGCGGAGAATCCGCTGATCGGCCGCGAATGGCCGACGGTCAATCCGCTCGTGTTCGAATGCAACGACGGGTATTTGAACGATATTCAAGCGCTGGCCGTTAGGGAGGAACACTACGACGCCGCGTCTGCGGCAGCGAGCGGGACGTTCGCGCGCGGTGCCGTTGGCGCCGGACGCGGGATGTCCTGCTTCGATCTGAAAGGCGGAATTGGATCGGCTTCGCGCATGGCTTTGGCCGCGGGGACTTCGTACACCGTCGGCGCGCTCGTGCTCGCCAACTTCGGGCGCCTGCCGATGCTGACGATCGGCGGCGTGCCGGTTGGACGCGCGCTCGCCGAGCGAGCCGCCTTGGAGCAGCGCGCAAATGCGGACATTGCAGGCGCGCTCGTAGCAAAACCCGAGCAAGGCTCGATCATCATGCTGATCGCAACCGACGCGCCGCTCGATGCGCGCCAGTTGAAACGGCTCTCGATGCGCGCAGCGGCCGGGCTCGCGCGCACCGGCTCGACCTATGGCCATGGCAGCGGCGATATCTCGCTGGCGTTCTCGACGGCGTACACGGTGCCGCACGAAGCGGACTTCGTTGCGGTGCCGCCGTGCGTGGCCGATGCGCGGCTCGATCCGCTTTTTCACGCGGCGGCCGACAGCGTCGAACAAGCGATCATCGACGCACTCTTTCAGGCGACGACAGTCACGGGCCGCGACGGTCACCGACGCCTGTCGCTCGCCGACGCGGCGCCCGATCTCACGCAAATCCTCGCTCAACCGACACGATGAAAGTCCTGATTTCTACCGATATCGAAGGCGTCGCAGGCGTCTTTCACACCGAACAGACGCGCCCCGGCAACGGCGAATACGAACGCGCGCGGCGCTGGATGACCGAAGAGGCGAACGCGGCGATCGAAGGCGCGTTCGCGGGCGGCGCGACCGAAGTGTGGGTCAACGATTCGCACGGCGGCTTTCGCAATCTGCTGCCCGATCTGCTGGACGAGCGCGCGCAGGTGGTGCTCGGCAAGCCGCGCACGCTCGGGATGATGGCGGGGCTCGAATACGGCGCGGAGTGGGTGTTCATGATCGGCTATCACGCGAAGGCGCAAAGCCGCGGGATACTCGCGCATACGATCAACAGCTTTGCATTTGCGCGCGTGTCGATGAACGGCGCGGAGGTGGGCGAGGCGGGAGTGTATGGGGCGCTGGCTGCGGAATATGGGGCACGTGTCGCGCTTTTGACCGGCGACGATGTGTTCGTCGAGGAGACGCGCGAGACATTTCCGGAGGCGGATTTCGTCACGGTGAAGACGGCGTCGGGGCATGCAAGCGGCGTCACGCAGACGCCGGCGGCCGCGTGTGCGGCGATTCGTGCGGCGGCGCAAGAGGCGATGGCGCGGCGAGTGCGTGGTAGTGCCGGTCGATTTGAGCGATCGGGCGTGACGCAACGCCCCACCCAGTGCGAACTCCGCGTGCAAACAACCGCGCTCGCCGACTTGTTCTGCCAATGGCCCACGCTCACGCGTATCGACGGCGTGACGCTTCGCTTCGAAACACCTTCGGTCGAACACGCGGTGAGGACGCTGAACTGCTTGTCGGCGATGTCGTTTATGTTGCGGTGACGATCGTTGCGGGTATATTTGCCGGTTCTGACATCTGCGACGAGACGAGGGCATGAAAAAGCAGCCGGAAAAGAAAGACAAATCCGCAAAGGAAGAGAAATCCGCAAAGAAAGAAAAATCGCCAAAGAAAGGCCAATCCACGAAGAGCAGCCCGTCCAAAATACAGAGCGCACTGCCCTATGTCGTGAACGTCGACAATGTCAGGGAAATCGAGCGCTTGAACGGCGAGCACTGGGGCAGCGCGTGGAAGCCGCTGACACCGGCGCTCGATTCGATCCCTGGCCGCCTCGGCGCCAACCTGACACGTTTGCCGCCGGGCCGCACGGCCTGTCCGTTTCATGCGCATGCACGCGAGGACGAAGTGTTTTTCGTGCTGTCCGGTCGCGGGGTTTTGCGTTACGGCAATGCGCTCCAGGAAATTCGCGCCGGGGACTGCATCTCGTGCCCGGCCGGTATGGGCGTCGCTCACCAGCTCGCCAATCCGTTCGACGAGGATTTGCTCTTTTTCGCTGTGGGACTGAACGACCCGCATGAGGTCTGTACCTATCCCGATACCGGCAAAGTGATGATCCGCAGCTTGAACAAGGTTGCCCGGCTGGCGGAAACGCCTTACTTGGACGGCGAGCCGGATACGCCGCGCGTGCTGGAATTGGCGCGATCGATTGCGGGTGTGTCGGTGGGCAAATCGAAAGGCAAAAATAAGAAGCGCAAGCGTTGATTTGCGGTGATGGATTGAGTGTGCAGGCGGGGAGGCGATCTGAGCTTATGTACGATTTCGCCGATATGTACGACAAAATCGTACACGTGCAAAAAAACGTACAAAACGTACATAAGCTGCTGATTTAAATAATTTTTATGTTGCAGTCCAACGTGCGCGACTGGCCGTGACGCAAGGTCCCGGTTCCCTTTTTTTCCGGCGACATCCCACGACATAATTCCCAAATTGCCTTCCCAGCCTCCGTGGCCAAGAATTCGCCCTGCCGTCGAACGCATCGCAGCACACCGCCAGCGACGTTTCGACACCCAACCCCACGGAGAACCCCATGAACGCCATCCACAAGATGATCGCCATCCAAGCGCTGTGCCTTGCCTCGACCTGCGCCTTCGCTCAAACCGCGCCGCAACCCGGCATGGGCAACATGAGCCCGCAGAAGATGGAGCGCATGGCGCAGCAGCTGCAGACCCGCTTCGCGAACGCGAACACCACCCACGACGGCAAGCTCACGCGCGAACAGGCCGCCAGCGGCATGCCGATGGTCGCCAAGCACTTCGACGAGATCGATACGCAGAAGCTCGGCTACGTGACGCTGCCGCAGATCGCCGCATTCGTCCAACAACGCGGGGTAGCGAACTGAATCGCGCAAACATCGGATGGATCGTAGGCGTGTCGCGCGCCGTGCCTCGCCGCGTGCGGGACATTGCGTGCAGAGCGGCTGCCGGCCGCCTGGATCCGTGTATCGACCTGGCCTTAGCGAAACAACGCAATGAAACCTGTCACGTCACGTCGGTTGTGGCTCGCTTGTGCGCTGTGCACGGCGCTCGCCGGCTGCGTGACGGTCGGCCCCGACTTCAAGCAGCCTGACGTCACACTCGAAGATCAATGGTTCGAGAGCTTGCCGCCAGCGGCGCAAGCCACGCCCGCCGCCGAAGCGGCCTGGTGGAAAGCGTTCAACGATCCGGTTCTGACGGCGCTCGAACAGCGCGCTTATGAGCGCAACATCTCGATTCAAACCGCAGGGCTCAACGTTCTCAAGGCGCGCGCGCAACTGTCGATCAGCGACGAAAACCTGCTGCCGCAGCAAGGCGGCGTGTCGGTGGGCGCGAACCACATCAACAGCAGCGGCGTCGGCCCGGTTCCGCCTGCGCACTTGTGGGCCCAGCATGCGAAGTCCAACGTGAGCTGGGAAATCGACTTCTGGGGCAAGTATCGCCGGCAGATCGAGTCGGACACGGCCGCGCTGCGCAGCTCCGAAGCCGCGTATGACAACGCGCTCGTCTCCCTGTTCGGCAACGTGGCCAACGCCTATATCGACTTGCGAGCGCTCGAGCGGCGCATCGTCATCGCGCAGCAGAACCTGGATTCGCAGCAAAAGAGCCTCGATTTGACGAAGGCGCGTTTCAAGCACGGCTCGGTGAGCCAGCTCGATGTCGAGCAGGCCGCGACGCTCGTCGCCGAAACGCAAGCGCAAATTCCGCCGCTGATCAAAGGCCGTGCGCAGGATCGCGACACGCTTGCCTTGCTGCTCTCCGATACGCCCGAAGCAATCGAAGCGATGCTCAAAGATTCGAGCGGCATTCCCGTCGCGCCGACGCAAATCGATGCCGGCATTCCGGCCGATCTGCTGCGCCGCCGTCCCGATGTGCGTGAGGCCGCGCTCAATGCGGCGTCGCAATCGGCGCTGATCGGCGTCAACAAGGCGAAGCTGTATCCGTCGCTGTCGCTGACGGGCCTGTTGGCGGCGTCGTCGGGCGAGGAGCAGGCGCTTGGGTTGACGTCGTTGGGGGCCAAGACGATCGGGCTTTTCTCGGCGAGCGTTTCGATACCGATTTTCAATCGCGGACAACTGAAGAACGCCGTGCGCATTCAAGACGCTGCGTTCCAGGAGGCGGTGCTCAATTACCAGAACACCGTGCTGCAGGCGCAAAAGGACGTGGAGGACGCGATCGTCAACCTGCGCACGACGCTCGACGCGCTCGACGCCACCGCGCGCGCGGCCGATGCGTCGCAGCGCGCGCTGAAACTGGCGAACGCGCAGTACCGCGCGGGCAAGGTGACCTACGACACCGTGCTCGATTCGGCCCGCTCGCTGCTGAAAGACGACGATTCGCTCGCCCAGTACCAAGGGCAGGCTTCGCTCGCGGTCGTGCAGCTCTATATCGCGCTCGGCGGCGGATGGGAAGTCGCCAAGGACCAGCCGGTCGTGAGCGAGCGCATTGCCAAGGAAATGGCGCAACGCACCGATTGGGGACGGCTCATCGAACCGCCCAAGGGCTCGTCGTTTGCGCGCACCAGTGGAGACCCGCTTGAAACCGGAAAATAAAGGCGTCGCGGCGCGGTCGCGGACCGCGTTGACGGCCATCGCGCTCTCGTTGCCGTTGCTGAGCGCGTTGAGCGCGTGCAGCGGTCACGATTCGGCAAGCGCAGCGTCCGCAGCCGAGGCGCCGACTACAGCGGCCCGGCCTAGCGTCACCGTCACGCACCCCATCGCGCGCGAAGTGCAGCCGCAGATCGATCTGACGGGC is drawn from Trinickia violacea and contains these coding sequences:
- a CDS encoding DmpA family aminopeptidase; its protein translation is MSGAITDVPGVSVGHCTLDDGSIQTGVTVVRPNGGNLYRDKVPAAATVINGFGKSIGLVQVEELGVLETPIALTNTFGVGAIAQAQIRATIAENPLIGREWPTVNPLVFECNDGYLNDIQALAVREEHYDAASAAASGTFARGAVGAGRGMSCFDLKGGIGSASRMALAAGTSYTVGALVLANFGRLPMLTIGGVPVGRALAERAALEQRANADIAGALVAKPEQGSIIMLIATDAPLDARQLKRLSMRAAAGLARTGSTYGHGSGDISLAFSTAYTVPHEADFVAVPPCVADARLDPLFHAAADSVEQAIIDALFQATTVTGRDGHRRLSLADAAPDLTQILAQPTR
- a CDS encoding M55 family metallopeptidase, which translates into the protein MKVLISTDIEGVAGVFHTEQTRPGNGEYERARRWMTEEANAAIEGAFAGGATEVWVNDSHGGFRNLLPDLLDERAQVVLGKPRTLGMMAGLEYGAEWVFMIGYHAKAQSRGILAHTINSFAFARVSMNGAEVGEAGVYGALAAEYGARVALLTGDDVFVEETRETFPEADFVTVKTASGHASGVTQTPAAACAAIRAAAQEAMARRVRGSAGRFERSGVTQRPTQCELRVQTTALADLFCQWPTLTRIDGVTLRFETPSVEHAVRTLNCLSAMSFMLR
- a CDS encoding cupin domain-containing protein — protein: MKKQPEKKDKSAKEEKSAKKEKSPKKGQSTKSSPSKIQSALPYVVNVDNVREIERLNGEHWGSAWKPLTPALDSIPGRLGANLTRLPPGRTACPFHAHAREDEVFFVLSGRGVLRYGNALQEIRAGDCISCPAGMGVAHQLANPFDEDLLFFAVGLNDPHEVCTYPDTGKVMIRSLNKVARLAETPYLDGEPDTPRVLELARSIAGVSVGKSKGKNKKRKR
- a CDS encoding EF-hand domain-containing protein, with translation MHKMIAIQALCLASTCAFAQTAPQPGMGNMSPQKMERMAQQLQTRFANANTTHDGKLTREQAASGMPMVAKHFDEIDTQKLGYVTLPQIAAFVQQRGVAN
- a CDS encoding efflux transporter outer membrane subunit — protein: MKPVTSRRLWLACALCTALAGCVTVGPDFKQPDVTLEDQWFESLPPAAQATPAAEAAWWKAFNDPVLTALEQRAYERNISIQTAGLNVLKARAQLSISDENLLPQQGGVSVGANHINSSGVGPVPPAHLWAQHAKSNVSWEIDFWGKYRRQIESDTAALRSSEAAYDNALVSLFGNVANAYIDLRALERRIVIAQQNLDSQQKSLDLTKARFKHGSVSQLDVEQAATLVAETQAQIPPLIKGRAQDRDTLALLLSDTPEAIEAMLKDSSGIPVAPTQIDAGIPADLLRRRPDVREAALNAASQSALIGVNKAKLYPSLSLTGLLAASSGEEQALGLTSLGAKTIGLFSASVSIPIFNRGQLKNAVRIQDAAFQEAVLNYQNTVLQAQKDVEDAIVNLRTTLDALDATARAADASQRALKLANAQYRAGKVTYDTVLDSARSLLKDDDSLAQYQGQASLAVVQLYIALGGGWEVAKDQPVVSERIAKEMAQRTDWGRLIEPPKGSSFARTSGDPLETGK